Genomic DNA from Peribacillus simplex:
TTTAATTTCCGTACACCCTGCTAACAACATCATTATCGAGGCTAGTCCAATAATGAGTAATATTCGTTTTTTCAACCGTAATTTCCTCCTAACTGCAATCAATCTTTTTTGAAACAATTGTGAACTGTTTATTAGAAGATTTCAAGGAAAAGTAATCCACTTTTTCCAGTTTACAATCGGAAATTTCTATGTCATCTTTCTCAAGTAACCACATGATTCGAGGAGTGCTTATTCGATATAAGGGGACTTTATTGTTTTTTCTTTTTAAAGTTTAATGATTTAGAACGTTTCAGGACATGGATCAAGCTGCTTTTCACCTGGAAAAAGTCCATCTCCGCCGCTGGTTTTCGAGCAATCACAATATAATCCTTACCCTCTTCTATATCTTCTTTCAATTCCAAAAACGCTTGCCGTATGTATCTTTTGATTTGGTTCCTAACAACGGCGTTCCCGATTTTTTTACTGACTGAAAGGCCGATCCGAAAATAATCCTGACCCGGCTTTTCAAGGA
This window encodes:
- the rnpA gene encoding ribonuclease P protein component, which gives rise to MKKKLRIKKEDEFQLVFKKGESSANRQFVVYVLEKPGQDYFRIGLSVSKKIGNAVVRNQIKRYIRQAFLELKEDIEEGKDYIVIARKPAAEMDFFQVKSSLIHVLKRSKSLNFKKKKQ